From the Cryptococcus neoformans var. neoformans JEC21 chromosome 6 sequence genome, the window CATATTAGATTTCACCGATGGTTTTGACAGCTATCATGCATCTCACACTTTTGAAGGCGATCAATCATGTCTACATTCTGATTTTGACATTAGCTTTGAAACTGGGACATAACTGCCACGTATGCTTCTTAAACACGAACCTTTCCACTAGCTTTTAAGCCATATTTcttggaaagagagacaAGCTGATGTCTCTTGAGAGCTGTAAGAGCAGCACAGCTGCGAGAAATGAGAGAGCTTGTTAGAGCTGTCCCTCCCATACCAAAAAATACAACACCCACTTGCGAAGTATATCGTCGCTCATTGGGCTGATTGAATAGGAGGAAGGTTgcaagaaaaggagattTGGGCTCTTCGCTATCTATGTCGTGCTGATGTTATGTTATAGAAGGGTGTTTTGAGAAATAGCAGGTATTCGGATGAGCAACACAACAAGACGATGTGGATGTGAAATCAGGCGCGATAGAATCCCTTTCAACTCTGCAATCGACGAACTTCCCCACGTGGCGTCAGTTTTCGATGTATATTATTCCTAGCACTTTTTACGTAATGTCTAACTTCAGTAGGAGCCAGGAGTTGAGTTGACGCTGATATCTTGGTTCATCAATCCATTATCACTTCTTGACCCAGCTATCCAATCCCATATGCGTCAATGCGAGGGGCATATGTAATATTCCCAGTATTCCAGCAAGCTACTTCGGTATCATCATGCCGCCTCTTGGAGTGAAAGACCTCACCATGCCGTAAGTAGCTCACTGAGATCGTCAATCAGAAGTCGCTAATGAGCTCTATGTCCTTCTGCCTGACGCCTGACGTGGCAGTGCAGCGGCATTTACAATGGCTATTGTTCTAGGTGTGTCAATCGTCTGCAAACCCTTGCTGACATACACATTATCCCAAATAGGTGCACATGTGTATTCTTCTATAAACCAGGCTCGCCAGGAAGCCGAATTCAAACGAGCACAAGCACTTGAGTCAGAAtacgagaaaaaaatgaggAGGTTGTCTGGCAGTCAAAATAGTGCATTAATGGATAATCAAAAAGAGAACTGAGGTCATCTACTATGACAATACAAGGACTATGTGGGAGGCATCCAAGTTATCAGTGTACTCCGAAATACCCATAACCGCAAGTTTCCCATGATTATTGGATAAAGGGTCGATAACGATGATATTTCCTTGAAAGAACTTTATGCGCGGTGACGACACCTCCTAAAACCTATTACCTTCATGTTCTTGGTTTGCATTTGATATCGCCACCTTAGCGGCCCTTTTTTGCTTGGACTGGTAGCATCATATATTGCTATAAAACGTCCATAGGGGAAGAACTGAAATTCGCTTGAACAAGTGACGATTTCTACAACATGTAATTGAACAATGCACAAAGTAAGTGCTGGGTATATAAATGTATGCTTGGTGTCGAGTTAAAAGGGACTGGAAACAGTCCAAAAGAGAAACAATGTAGTTGACGTAGATCTCATTACTGATAACGAGGCAGACCGAAGCGTACAATTCCTTGAGAGTCAAAATGTTTCGTGAGAGTGGTTACGGCTATAGAGCGGTGAGCTAGCCATTATTTTTATTCAAAACACTCCACTTACGAGGCGCAATGTAGTCCTTGGTGTGAACAATTTCAAACGTGCGAGTCACAGAGACATGCACCGCTGGTCCCCTAAACAGAGGTTGTTAGTCGAGCCCCATATGAATTTTTATCATTTAATTTACCCAGTGATTCTCATCAGCAAAGCTTTTAAACGGAATCTGCCGACGTGGCGGACGCTCACATCCGGAAACACAAAGTAAACGCCTTGTGCACCCGTTTGGTCGTCCATTTCGGCAGGCGTAGCAACAAGAGTGCCGTACAGCATCGACACAGGCGCGGTGTGAGGAGATGTCACTATCGCAGCATCCTGTCCATTTTGAGTTTCAAGAGAAAGGTGGCACACTAGAAACGGAAGCTCGTCATAACTTGGAAAAGCTCATCAGCAAATCACCATTAACATATGACACTGACTAGTAAAACTTACGGAATTATCTGCTCTCCTCGAGCATCCCAACAGTCCAATTGTATTATCAATGggggggaaagaggtaaTCGAGAAAGGTAAGCTTTTTCGAACGCCGCTGATCTCAGAGGTTGTTGTATAGGAGTGATGCGATACGTTCTGCCACCAATCGATCAGCTCAAACGATGTGTGTGAGATCCGTCATGCCCGTCAACCAGCACTGATGTCCTAAGTCCGTGCTTCCAGGAAGATCCTCTCCATGGTTCTTGGAGCTATCTCGGCATAGGTCTGATCCCGTCCTCCAGGAAATCGTACATAAATTGAATGCAAGAATGAAATAGAAAAGAGACATACCTATGCAAATTTCGAGAAACATGATTAGAGGGGTCCGCCATTGTGATTTTAATGATTTACTGATTGCGGGCGTTGGCGGGTAATTGCGCAGTATCCAGTTTGAGGCAAAGGAAGCACAAAGTTGTCTGAGACCTTGAGATACGCCCGAAGTTGCTCGAAAGGGTTGAATGACTTGATAGCACGCCTCTACACCACGTCGAATCGCAAGACAAAATGAACATACGATTCTGAGGTTTAGGCAATGATTGGCCAAATCGAGGGATAAGAGTGAAGACGGCACATCAAAGGCATAGCGACCATGAAAGGAAGTCAtaaaagaggaaaagggaaagcaGCGAAAACAGTCACAACGAAGGACCGATCGCAGCGAGGGGACGAAGGTCGTTAATATGGTTGATCATAAACGGTTCACAAAGGGGAACAATTAACGATGCCCAGAGATGGCGGAGTCATAGCGGTTTGAGAAGTGCGGGCGCGAAATGCAATGAATTATGATTAAATACCAGAATGAAGGACGCCATCAAAGCCGTTGATTTTGCAGGGCGGTGTTGAGTATTGTTGGGTAGAAAATCAAGACATATAAGCAGTAACAGATATCGAATGGATTATTATTGTGATTGATTATTGATAGAATATAATAAGACCTACATCAGCCTTTGCCTGGTAATGAGCACATGCACCCACCTCAAAAGTATTGCCGCCTGGTTGAGAGTTTCTTCAAATTTCGAAGCAACTTTGCAATGCGGTTTACGTCTGCCACAATAGAGACCTTGTTACACTCGTTTTACAGACTCAGGCTACCGAAATTCACTTGTTATATAGGACGTACGGCTTTGATTCGCACCTAATGTAGCTTCAACAACAGACTAAAAGAAAGAACGTCAGGTTTCGTACAAGACAGCCAAAGCAATAGTTGCACACCAAAAGCCAGCAAAACAAGTGGCACTTGATACGGCAAAGCGAGTGAAGGAAAGACGTACACAAATGTTATATCGGGTTCTTGCTGATCTTGAGCTCTTTTTAATCTCAACGGTAGGATTTGAGGCGAGTCACTGGGATTCAGCCAATAGCTTGAGTATATGTTGGCACTCGTCGTAGAAAAGATGACTGTACTTCCGCTGGACCTGGGCCAGGCGCCAGCCAGCTGTGTCGAAAAAAAGAGTGCGATGAACGTATAACAATTGGTTTTTTTGGAGAGGATAGTAATATAGATGGCGACAGCGATGTGTAGGAGGTGCTGAAAGCTGTGGTGGCAACAAGAAAGTATCCGGAAGATCAAGGATTGGAGAAATACGAATTAACCTGGATTGGCTAATAAAGTTGccttgaagaggagggtCGCGAGATTGTGTTTTATGGACAAAAGCGCTGACAATGAAGGGAAATGAAAGTGTTCAAAAAGAGAGTAAATGTGGTAGAATGGAGGCATCCACTCTTAAACGAAAATTCGTTGGATCATGAAGAGATCATGTAAACTGAAGTAATGCCTATCCAACATTTTACTGTTTTAGTTGTCAGCCATCATTGTTCCTTCGGTTTTACCTTGTTCAGGATGTTGTACGAGCGTGTTTCACGGTCTAATTAACTTTTCCACCAGAAAAAAATTGAGAGACATGTCTGAAGTCTGAA encodes:
- a CDS encoding expressed protein, with product MPPLGVKDLTMPAAAFTMAIVLGAHVYSSINQARQEAEFKRAQALESEYEKKMRRLSGSQNSALMDNQKEN
- a CDS encoding expressed protein, coding for MADPSNHVSRNLHRTYRITPIQQPLRSAAFEKAYLSRLPLSPPLIIQLDCWDARGEQIIPYDELPFLVCHLSLETQNGQDAAIVTSPHTAPVSMLYGTLVATPAEMDDQTGAQGVYFVFPDVSVRHVGRFRLKALLMRITGGPAVHVSVTRTFEIVHTKDYIAPPVTTLTKHFDSQGIVRFGLPRYQ